A single window of Microbaculum marinisediminis DNA harbors:
- a CDS encoding GNAT family N-acetyltransferase → MTDSLRTAGPADLDALVEIENAVFVPPAYEPMSRRQFRWHISNPRAALIVCTRRGQVVGYALGLARAGSRYMRFYSLAVLSQAQGGEIGKRLFEAIETAARQRGLGVITEVRADNTRLHRRYLGLGYTEFEHKPDYYPDGCAAIRMKRSFGEV, encoded by the coding sequence ATGACAGACAGCTTGCGGACGGCCGGCCCCGCCGACCTCGATGCCCTCGTCGAAATCGAGAACGCTGTCTTCGTTCCACCGGCCTACGAGCCGATGTCGCGCCGCCAGTTTCGCTGGCACATCTCCAATCCCCGCGCCGCCCTGATTGTTTGCACCCGCAGGGGCCAAGTCGTCGGCTACGCGCTGGGCCTTGCCCGCGCGGGCTCGCGCTACATGCGGTTCTACTCCCTGGCCGTCCTGTCGCAGGCCCAGGGCGGGGAGATCGGCAAACGCCTTTTCGAGGCGATCGAAACGGCGGCGCGCCAGCGTGGACTTGGCGTCATCACCGAGGTGCGGGCCGACAACACCAGGCTTCACCGCCGCTACCTGGGGCTCGGATACACGGAATTCGAGCACAAGCCTGATTACTATCCCGACGGCTGTGCGGCGATCCGCATGAAACGGTCATTCGGGGAGGTCTGA
- a CDS encoding ABC transporter substrate-binding protein, protein MAFSKTAVAAGFAVAIGVVGYAQAETFKYAFQGELKGLDPYSLNETFSLGTLGNVYEGLTRRGPDLEIQPALAESWEIIEPTRWRFHLRKGVKFHNGNDFTADDVVFSADRVRSQESDLKTRIGADVKVEKVDDHTVDFVLASPNPILHYEWDTWGIMDKEWSEENNTTKVMSASDESPSYAGLHANGTGPFKITGHETGVKTVFQENTDWWDYGNKKFNVDTVELTPISEDATRVAALLSGELDMVYPVPVQDIKRVEGNDGTRALTGPELRTIFLGMDQMRDELLYSNVKGKNPFKDPKVRLAFFKAIDIEAIKQKIMRGLSTPSALMISPFLFALSDQFERYPYDPEEAKKLLVEAGYPDGFEVGMDCPNDRYVNDEAICQAVVSMLAKIGVKVDLNAQPKAKYFAKVLQSNGFDTSFYLLGWTPGSFDSWNILKNIIHCRTEEGSEAPFNLGGYCNPKVDELTAKILVENDPDKRNQMIADAFKMHLDEAGHIPLHQQGLAWGVADSVELAQRADNTLMFYYVNKN, encoded by the coding sequence ATGGCCTTTAGTAAAACGGCTGTCGCGGCGGGGTTTGCCGTCGCAATCGGTGTCGTGGGCTACGCCCAGGCCGAGACGTTCAAGTACGCATTCCAGGGGGAACTAAAGGGGCTCGATCCTTACAGCCTCAATGAAACATTCTCGCTCGGCACGCTCGGCAACGTCTACGAGGGCCTGACCCGCCGCGGTCCGGACCTCGAGATCCAGCCGGCGCTGGCCGAAAGCTGGGAGATCATCGAGCCGACCCGTTGGCGCTTCCATCTGCGCAAGGGTGTGAAGTTCCACAACGGCAACGATTTCACCGCCGACGACGTGGTGTTCTCGGCCGACCGCGTACGGTCTCAGGAATCCGACCTGAAGACTCGCATCGGCGCTGACGTGAAGGTCGAGAAGGTCGACGACCACACTGTCGACTTCGTGCTGGCGAGCCCCAATCCGATCCTGCACTACGAGTGGGATACGTGGGGCATCATGGACAAGGAGTGGTCGGAGGAAAACAACACCACGAAGGTGATGTCGGCGTCCGACGAAAGCCCGAGCTATGCCGGCCTGCATGCCAACGGAACCGGACCGTTCAAGATCACCGGCCACGAAACCGGCGTTAAGACGGTTTTCCAGGAAAACACGGACTGGTGGGACTACGGAAACAAGAAGTTCAACGTCGATACGGTCGAGTTGACGCCGATCAGCGAGGATGCGACCCGTGTCGCTGCGCTCCTGTCAGGCGAGCTCGACATGGTCTATCCGGTGCCGGTCCAGGACATCAAGCGCGTCGAGGGCAATGACGGCACGCGGGCGCTGACCGGGCCCGAACTCAGGACGATCTTCCTGGGCATGGACCAGATGCGCGACGAGCTTCTGTATTCGAATGTTAAGGGCAAGAATCCCTTCAAGGACCCGAAGGTCCGCCTGGCGTTCTTCAAGGCGATCGACATCGAGGCGATCAAGCAGAAGATCATGCGCGGTCTGTCGACCCCGTCTGCCTTGATGATCTCGCCGTTCCTGTTCGCCCTGTCGGATCAGTTCGAGCGCTATCCGTATGATCCGGAAGAGGCCAAGAAGCTCCTGGTCGAAGCCGGCTATCCGGATGGCTTCGAGGTCGGCATGGACTGCCCGAACGACCGCTACGTCAACGATGAGGCGATCTGCCAGGCCGTGGTCTCCATGCTCGCCAAGATCGGCGTGAAGGTCGACCTCAATGCCCAGCCGAAGGCGAAGTACTTCGCCAAGGTTCTGCAGTCGAACGGCTTCGACACGTCGTTCTATCTGCTCGGCTGGACGCCCGGCTCGTTCGACTCCTGGAACATCCTGAAAAACATCATCCATTGCCGGACGGAAGAGGGCAGCGAGGCGCCGTTCAACCTGGGCGGCTACTGCAATCCGAAGGTCGACGAGCTGACGGCGAAGATCCTGGTCGAGAACGACCCGGACAAGCGCAATCAGATGATCGCCGACGCGTTCAAGATGCATCTGGATGAGGCGGGTCACATTCCGCTGCACCAGCAGGGTCTGGCCTGGGGCGTCGCCGACAGTGTCGAGCTGGCCCAGCGCGCCGACAACACGCTGATGTTCTACTACGTCAACAAGAACTGA
- a CDS encoding ABC transporter permease encodes MTAFIIRRLLQAILVMLVVALIAFLMFRYVGDPINQMVGIETSPAEREALRVRLGLRDPILVQFARFILNAAQFNFGISYQFKQPVSEMILSRLPATLELSIVSALFALLVGIPMGVYTGIRRNAWMSKLFLTVSLVGISLPPFLIGILLIFIFAVNLQWLPSFGRGSVVDLGFWSTGLLTVSGLKALILPAITLGLFQLTLIMRLVRAEMLEVLRTDYIKFARARGLTERAVNFGHALKNTLIPVITVTGLQLGSIIAFAIITETVFQWPGMGLLFLQSVQNVDIPIMAAYLMLIAFLFVVINLIVDILYTVVDPRVRLDGGAAV; translated from the coding sequence ATGACCGCATTCATTATCCGCCGCCTCCTCCAGGCCATCCTGGTCATGCTGGTCGTGGCGCTGATCGCCTTCCTGATGTTCCGGTACGTGGGCGATCCGATCAATCAGATGGTCGGGATCGAGACGTCGCCGGCCGAGCGCGAGGCGCTGCGTGTGCGGCTCGGGCTGAGGGACCCGATCCTGGTGCAGTTCGCGCGGTTCATCTTGAACGCCGCTCAGTTCAATTTCGGCATCTCCTACCAGTTCAAGCAGCCGGTCTCGGAGATGATCCTGTCCCGGCTGCCGGCGACCCTGGAACTGTCGATCGTCTCGGCGCTTTTTGCCCTGCTCGTCGGCATCCCGATGGGCGTCTATACGGGCATCCGCCGCAATGCCTGGATGTCGAAGCTGTTCCTCACGGTCTCGCTGGTCGGCATCTCTCTGCCGCCGTTCCTGATCGGCATCCTGCTGATCTTCATCTTCGCGGTGAACCTGCAATGGCTGCCGAGCTTCGGGCGCGGCAGCGTGGTCGATCTCGGGTTCTGGTCGACGGGGCTCCTGACCGTCTCGGGGCTGAAGGCGCTGATCCTGCCGGCGATCACGCTTGGCCTGTTCCAGCTCACCCTGATCATGCGGCTGGTGCGGGCGGAGATGCTCGAGGTTCTGCGCACCGACTACATCAAATTCGCCCGCGCCCGGGGCCTCACCGAGCGGGCGGTGAATTTCGGCCACGCGCTGAAGAACACGCTGATCCCGGTGATCACCGTCACCGGCCTGCAGCTCGGATCGATCATCGCGTTTGCGATCATCACCGAGACCGTCTTCCAGTGGCCGGGCATGGGGCTTCTGTTCCTGCAATCCGTGCAGAACGTCGATATCCCGATCATGGCGGCCTATCTGATGCTGATCGCCTTCCTGTTCGTGGTCATCAACCTCATCGTCGATATCCTCTACACCGTGGTCGATCCGCGGGTGCGGCTCGACGGCGGCGCGGCGGTGTAA
- a CDS encoding ABC transporter permease, giving the protein MTGGPETQAEFLSKPHGFATRVLDSDIFHSFKQSKLTMLAAFVTFLFIFGAAFAPWIAPHDPFDLASIDLMDSLMPPAWEEYGDPRFLLGTDDQGRDILSGILYGARASLAVGFASVLFAATLGIGLGLAAGYFGGTFGTIVMRIADIQLTFPSILIALLIDGVVHGLFKDVSREDTAYGVLILSIGLSFWVQYARTVRASTLVERNKEYVQAARLIGIPPFLIMLRHVLPNVMGPVLVIATINLAVAIILEATLSFLGVGLPPTQPSLGTLIDIGQDFLFSGEWWITIFPGAALATLVLAVNLLGDWLRDALNPKLR; this is encoded by the coding sequence ATGACGGGCGGACCCGAGACCCAAGCCGAGTTCCTGTCGAAGCCGCACGGCTTCGCCACGCGCGTGCTCGACAGTGATATCTTCCATTCCTTCAAGCAGTCGAAGCTGACGATGCTCGCGGCCTTCGTCACATTCCTGTTCATCTTCGGCGCCGCCTTCGCGCCGTGGATCGCCCCGCATGACCCCTTCGACCTGGCCTCCATCGACCTGATGGATTCGCTGATGCCGCCGGCCTGGGAGGAGTACGGCGATCCGCGCTTCCTGCTCGGCACCGACGACCAGGGCCGCGATATCCTGTCGGGGATCCTCTACGGTGCGCGGGCGTCGCTCGCCGTCGGCTTCGCCAGTGTGCTGTTCGCCGCGACGCTCGGTATCGGGCTCGGGCTGGCCGCCGGCTACTTCGGCGGCACCTTCGGCACGATCGTCATGCGCATCGCCGATATTCAGCTCACCTTCCCGTCGATCCTGATCGCGCTGCTGATCGACGGCGTGGTGCACGGCCTGTTCAAGGACGTCAGCCGCGAGGACACCGCCTACGGCGTGCTGATCCTGTCGATCGGCCTGTCGTTCTGGGTGCAGTACGCGCGCACCGTGCGCGCCTCGACGCTGGTCGAGCGCAACAAGGAATATGTCCAGGCCGCGCGGCTGATCGGCATCCCGCCGTTCCTGATCATGCTACGCCACGTGCTGCCGAACGTCATGGGACCGGTACTGGTGATCGCGACGATCAACCTGGCGGTGGCCATCATCCTGGAGGCGACGCTGTCGTTCCTCGGCGTCGGCCTGCCGCCGACGCAGCCCTCGCTCGGCACGCTGATCGACATCGGCCAGGACTTCCTGTTCTCCGGAGAGTGGTGGATCACCATCTTTCCCGGTGCGGCGCTGGCGACCCTCGTGCTCGCGGTCAATCTGCTGGGCGACTGGCTGCGCGACGCGCTCAATCCGAAGCTGCGGTGA
- a CDS encoding ABC transporter ATP-binding protein, whose translation MTQPLLQVRDLIVEFPTRRGTLTAVNKVSFDIAPGEVLGVVGESGAGKSLTGTAVINLLEPPGRIGGGEVILQGRRIDNLPQEEMRKIRGKQIGMVFQDPLTSLNPLYTIGEQLTETIQTHVKMSDADARARAIELLTEVGIPAPGSRIDAYPHQFSGGMRQRVVIALALAVNPVLVIADEPTTALDVSVQAQIIRLLKKTCAEHGAAVMLITHDMGVIAETADRVAVMYAGRIAEIGPVREVIKTPRHPYTVGLMASIPSLAHEADRLQQIDGSMPRLMAIPRGCAFHPRCPKAFDRCYEERPELLDTGKTRAACWLYAEETVT comes from the coding sequence GTGACTCAACCCCTTCTTCAGGTCCGCGACCTCATCGTCGAGTTCCCGACGCGGCGCGGAACGCTGACGGCGGTGAACAAGGTGTCCTTCGACATCGCGCCGGGCGAGGTGCTCGGCGTCGTCGGCGAGTCCGGCGCCGGCAAGTCGCTGACAGGCACGGCCGTCATCAATCTGCTGGAACCGCCCGGCCGCATCGGCGGCGGCGAGGTGATCCTGCAGGGGCGGCGCATCGACAATCTGCCGCAGGAGGAGATGCGCAAGATCCGCGGCAAGCAGATCGGCATGGTCTTCCAGGACCCGCTGACCAGCCTCAATCCGCTCTATACGATCGGCGAGCAGCTCACCGAGACGATCCAGACCCACGTCAAGATGTCGGATGCGGACGCGCGCGCGCGGGCGATCGAGCTCCTGACCGAGGTCGGCATCCCGGCCCCCGGTTCGCGCATCGATGCCTATCCGCACCAGTTCTCCGGCGGCATGCGCCAGCGCGTCGTGATCGCCCTGGCCCTGGCGGTCAATCCCGTTCTGGTCATCGCCGACGAGCCGACGACGGCGCTCGACGTGTCGGTGCAGGCACAGATCATCCGGCTGTTGAAGAAGACCTGCGCCGAACACGGCGCGGCCGTCATGCTTATCACCCATGACATGGGCGTCATCGCCGAAACGGCCGATCGCGTGGCGGTCATGTATGCCGGGCGCATCGCCGAGATCGGCCCCGTACGCGAGGTGATCAAGACCCCGCGCCATCCCTATACCGTGGGCCTGATGGCTTCGATCCCCTCGCTCGCCCACGAGGCCGACAGGCTGCAGCAGATCGACGGCTCGATGCCCCGCCTGATGGCGATCCCGCGGGGCTGCGCATTCCATCCGCGCTGCCCGAAGGCATTCGATCGCTGCTACGAGGAGCGACCGGAACTGCTTGATACGGGCAAGACGCGGGCGGCCTGCTGGCTCTACGCGGAGGAGACCGTCACATGA
- a CDS encoding oligopeptide/dipeptide ABC transporter ATP-binding protein, whose protein sequence is MYLGKLVEDAPSRALFDNPRHPYTRMLLDAVPDIDMTGRARTPVKGEVPNPIDPPSGCTFHPRCPYAFDRCKAEEPRLLPVGENHLASCHAVEEGRLERMEAERVE, encoded by the coding sequence ATGTATCTCGGCAAGCTGGTCGAGGATGCGCCGTCTCGCGCGCTTTTCGACAATCCGCGCCACCCCTACACACGCATGCTTCTCGACGCGGTGCCCGACATCGACATGACGGGGCGGGCGCGCACGCCGGTGAAGGGCGAGGTGCCCAACCCGATCGATCCTCCGTCCGGCTGCACCTTCCATCCGCGCTGTCCCTACGCCTTCGATCGTTGTAAAGCGGAGGAGCCGCGGCTCCTGCCGGTCGGCGAGAACCATCTGGCCTCCTGCCATGCCGTGGAGGAGGGACGGCTGGAGCGCATGGAGGCGGAACGCGTAGAATGA
- a CDS encoding M20 aminoacylase family protein gives MSIAGRVDPYLDELVAIRHDLHAHPEIAFEENRTAALVADKLREYGVDEVHTGIGRTGVVGVLRGNGGSNRAIGLRADMDALPITEKTDVPYRSTVEGKMHACGHDGHTTMLLGAARYLAEHRDFDGTVHLIFQPAEERGGGADFMIRDGLFERFNCESVFGMHNMPGRLFGSIAMCTGPIMAASDIIRIVVRGTGGHGAWPHQTRDPIVAGAHMVTALQSITSRRVDPIYAAVVSITTFRAGTGGSVVPEEIELGGTCRSFLPEVRDLVEAEMKRICTEVAAAFDVTAEVDYARGYPTTVNAPEETELAAAAARRVVGAQAVETDVTPLMGAEDFAFMLGARPGTYIWLGTGEDRPWLHAPDFDFNDAAIPAGIGYWVSLVETVLPRPD, from the coding sequence ATGTCGATCGCCGGTCGCGTCGACCCCTATCTCGACGAGCTGGTGGCGATCCGCCACGACCTCCACGCGCATCCCGAAATCGCCTTCGAGGAAAACCGCACGGCGGCGCTGGTTGCCGATAAACTGAGAGAATACGGTGTCGACGAGGTGCATACCGGGATCGGGCGCACCGGCGTCGTCGGTGTCCTGCGCGGAAACGGCGGGTCAAATCGCGCGATCGGCCTCAGGGCCGACATGGACGCGCTGCCGATTACCGAGAAGACAGACGTTCCCTACCGCTCGACGGTCGAGGGCAAGATGCATGCCTGCGGCCACGACGGGCATACGACGATGCTGCTCGGGGCCGCGCGCTATCTCGCCGAACACCGTGACTTCGACGGAACCGTCCATCTGATCTTCCAGCCGGCCGAGGAACGCGGCGGCGGCGCGGACTTCATGATCCGCGACGGATTGTTCGAGCGGTTCAACTGCGAGTCCGTGTTCGGCATGCACAACATGCCCGGCCGTCTGTTCGGCTCGATCGCGATGTGCACGGGGCCGATCATGGCGGCGTCCGACATCATCCGCATCGTGGTGCGCGGCACGGGCGGACACGGCGCCTGGCCTCACCAGACGCGCGATCCGATCGTCGCCGGTGCCCATATGGTCACGGCGCTGCAGTCGATCACCAGCCGGCGCGTCGATCCGATCTACGCGGCGGTCGTCTCGATCACGACGTTCCGGGCGGGCACCGGGGGCAGCGTTGTACCCGAGGAGATCGAGCTCGGCGGCACCTGTCGCAGCTTTCTGCCCGAGGTGCGCGATCTGGTCGAAGCCGAAATGAAGCGGATCTGCACGGAGGTTGCGGCCGCGTTCGATGTCACGGCCGAGGTCGACTACGCCCGGGGCTATCCGACGACGGTGAACGCACCGGAGGAAACCGAGCTGGCGGCTGCCGCGGCGCGCCGTGTCGTCGGCGCGCAGGCGGTGGAGACCGATGTGACGCCGCTTATGGGCGCGGAGGATTTTGCCTTTATGCTGGGGGCCCGCCCCGGAACCTACATCTGGCTCGGGACGGGAGAGGATCGCCCCTGGCTCCATGCGCCGGACTTCGATTTCAACGACGCGGCGATCCCCGCGGGCATCGGCTATTGGGTTTCGCTCGTCGAAACCGTTTTGCCTAGGCCGGACTAG
- a CDS encoding M20 aminoacylase family protein: protein MSYTDRVKPYMDELVAIRRDIHAHPELGFEETRTSDIVARKLKEFGVDEVHTGIARTGVVGVVRGKGGSNRAIGLRADMDALPIFEKTGLEYHSQTDGKMHACGHDGHTTMLLGAARYLADHRNFDGTVYLIFQPAEEGRGGGKVMIEDGLFDRFNCETVYGMHNMPGLPLGAISMRPGPCMAAADEFRILVKGRGGHGAMPNVSRDPVVIGSHIVTALQSIASRRVDPIKEAVVSVTQFHAGDAFNVIPEEAELSGTCRTFMPDVRDLVETELKRIATNVALAFDATAEVKYMRNYPPTVNTSDETEIAALAARKVANEVSTTGEPKMGAEDFSYMLEERPGCYIWLGNGMPGEKGGANVHTPQYDFNDDAIPYGVGYWASLVETVLPKAA from the coding sequence ATGAGTTATACCGACCGCGTGAAGCCCTACATGGATGAACTGGTGGCGATCCGCCGCGACATCCACGCCCATCCCGAACTTGGTTTTGAGGAGACCCGCACCTCCGATATTGTCGCGCGGAAGTTGAAGGAGTTCGGCGTCGACGAGGTTCATACGGGTATCGCCAGGACCGGCGTCGTCGGCGTGGTGCGCGGCAAGGGCGGCTCCAATCGCGCGATCGGTCTGAGGGCCGACATGGACGCCCTGCCGATCTTCGAGAAGACCGGTCTCGAGTACCATTCCCAGACCGACGGCAAGATGCACGCCTGCGGCCACGACGGGCACACCACGATGCTGCTCGGCGCGGCGCGCTATCTAGCCGACCACCGCAACTTCGACGGCACGGTCTACCTGATTTTCCAGCCGGCCGAGGAAGGCCGCGGCGGCGGCAAGGTGATGATCGAGGACGGTCTGTTCGACCGGTTCAACTGCGAGACCGTCTACGGCATGCACAACATGCCCGGCCTGCCGCTCGGCGCGATCTCCATGCGTCCGGGTCCGTGCATGGCGGCGGCCGACGAGTTCAGGATCCTGGTGAAGGGCAGGGGCGGCCACGGCGCCATGCCGAACGTCTCGCGCGACCCCGTCGTGATCGGCTCGCACATCGTCACGGCACTGCAGTCCATCGCCAGCCGCCGCGTCGATCCGATCAAGGAGGCCGTCGTCTCGGTGACCCAGTTCCACGCCGGCGACGCCTTCAACGTCATTCCCGAGGAAGCCGAGCTGAGCGGCACCTGCCGCACCTTCATGCCGGATGTGCGCGACCTGGTCGAGACCGAGCTCAAGCGCATCGCGACCAATGTGGCGCTCGCCTTCGATGCGACGGCGGAGGTGAAGTACATGCGCAACTATCCGCCGACCGTGAATACGTCCGACGAGACCGAGATCGCCGCGTTGGCCGCCCGCAAGGTCGCGAACGAGGTTTCGACCACCGGCGAGCCGAAGATGGGGGCGGAGGACTTCTCCTACATGCTCGAGGAACGGCCCGGCTGCTACATCTGGCTCGGCAACGGCATGCCCGGCGAGAAGGGCGGCGCCAACGTGCACACGCCGCAATACGACTTCAACGACGACGCCATTCCCTACGGCGTCGGCTACTGGGCCTCGCTGGTCGAGACGGTGCTGCCGAAGGCGGCGTAG
- a CDS encoding metal-sensitive transcriptional regulator: MQEKAKTAVAKRLGRIEGQVRGIARMVAEDRYCIDIVTQIDAVRAALKRVEEEVLRDHVAHCVEHAILSGDKEEQRQKISELMQVLERSGR, translated from the coding sequence ATGCAGGAGAAAGCAAAGACCGCCGTCGCCAAACGGCTTGGCCGGATCGAGGGACAGGTGCGCGGCATTGCCCGCATGGTCGCCGAGGACCGCTATTGCATCGATATCGTCACCCAGATCGATGCCGTCCGCGCCGCGCTCAAGCGCGTCGAGGAAGAAGTTCTGCGCGACCACGTCGCCCATTGCGTCGAGCACGCCATCCTGAGCGGCGACAAGGAAGAACAGCGCCAGAAGATCTCCGAGCTGATGCAGGTGCTGGAGCGCAGCGGGCGGTAG
- a CDS encoding heavy metal translocating P-type ATPase, which translates to MSSETASCCSHHEPAAKTGAPEGKAVDPVCGMTVTIETAKHTHELDGTTYYFCNPKCREKFIADPDKYLKATDPVCGMSVTKATAQHTHEHDGTTYYFCNPKCREKFIADPDKYLADVRPEEPVIEGAIYTCPMDPEIQQVGPGTCPICGMALEPMMITADSGPNPELIDFTRRFWIGLVLTVPVFFLEMGGHVLGLHIVSPALSNWIQLVLATPVVLWCGWPFFERGWKSIVTRNLNMFTLIAMGTGVAWVYSVVATVAPGLFPPTFRGADGSVAVYFEAAAVITVLVLLGQLLELRARERTGGAIKALLDLAPKTARRIRDDGSEEEVSLEEIAIGDRLRVRPGEKVPVDGEVVDGRSALDESMVTGESMPVSKEVGDAVIGGTMNQSGALVMRADRVGVDTMLSRIVQMVAEAQRSRAPIQRLADQVSGWFVPVVVAVAVIAFAAWSIYGPEPQFTFALVAAVSVLIIACPCALGLATPMAIMVGVGRGASAGVLIKNAEALERMEKVDTLVVDKTGTLTEGKPAVTEVVTDGIEEAELLRLAASVERSSEHPLAAAIVAAAEARGIVLADAADFDAPTGKGALGTVDGRKVLLGTAGFLKEHGIDVAPLADRADALRKDGATAIFAGIDGKAAGVVAIADPVKETTPAAIKALHGEGIRIVMLTGDNRTTAEAVARRLGIDDVEAEVLPDQKSAVVERFRKEGRVVAMAGDGVNDAPALAAADIGIAMGSGTDVAIESAGVTLLRGDLNGIVKARRLSQATMRNIRQNLFFAFIYNSAGVPIAAGILYPFLGLLLSPMIAAAAMSLSSVSVIGNSLRLRRVEL; encoded by the coding sequence ATGTCCAGCGAGACCGCATCCTGTTGCAGCCATCATGAACCGGCCGCCAAAACCGGGGCGCCGGAGGGCAAGGCCGTCGATCCCGTCTGCGGCATGACCGTGACGATCGAGACCGCCAAGCACACCCACGAGCTGGACGGGACCACCTACTATTTCTGCAATCCGAAGTGCCGAGAGAAGTTCATCGCCGACCCGGACAAGTATCTGAAGGCGACGGACCCGGTGTGCGGGATGTCGGTCACCAAGGCGACGGCGCAGCACACGCACGAGCACGACGGCACGACCTACTATTTCTGCAATCCGAAGTGCCGCGAGAAATTCATCGCCGATCCGGACAAATACCTGGCTGACGTGCGCCCCGAGGAGCCGGTGATAGAGGGGGCGATCTACACCTGTCCGATGGATCCGGAGATCCAGCAGGTCGGCCCCGGCACCTGCCCGATCTGCGGCATGGCCCTCGAGCCGATGATGATCACCGCGGATTCCGGCCCCAATCCGGAACTGATCGATTTCACCCGGCGGTTCTGGATCGGCCTCGTCTTGACGGTGCCGGTGTTCTTTCTGGAGATGGGCGGGCACGTGCTCGGCCTGCATATCGTGTCGCCGGCGCTTTCCAACTGGATCCAGCTGGTGCTGGCCACGCCGGTGGTGCTGTGGTGCGGCTGGCCGTTCTTCGAGCGCGGCTGGAAGTCCATCGTCACCCGCAACCTCAACATGTTCACCCTGATCGCCATGGGTACCGGCGTCGCCTGGGTCTATTCGGTGGTGGCGACGGTGGCGCCCGGCCTGTTCCCGCCGACGTTCCGGGGCGCGGACGGATCGGTCGCGGTCTATTTCGAGGCGGCGGCGGTGATCACCGTGCTGGTGTTGCTCGGCCAGCTTCTGGAACTGCGGGCGCGCGAGCGCACCGGCGGGGCGATCAAGGCGCTGCTCGACCTCGCGCCGAAGACGGCGCGGCGCATCCGCGACGACGGCTCGGAAGAGGAGGTGTCGCTCGAGGAGATCGCCATCGGCGATCGGTTGCGCGTGCGGCCGGGCGAGAAGGTTCCGGTGGACGGCGAGGTCGTCGACGGGCGCTCGGCGCTGGACGAGTCCATGGTCACGGGTGAATCCATGCCGGTTTCCAAGGAGGTCGGCGACGCGGTGATCGGCGGCACGATGAACCAGTCCGGCGCCCTTGTGATGCGCGCCGACAGGGTCGGGGTCGACACCATGCTGTCGCGCATCGTGCAGATGGTCGCCGAAGCGCAGCGCAGCCGCGCGCCGATCCAGCGGCTCGCCGATCAGGTTTCGGGCTGGTTCGTGCCCGTCGTCGTCGCCGTCGCCGTCATCGCCTTCGCGGCGTGGTCGATCTACGGGCCGGAGCCGCAGTTCACCTTCGCGCTGGTCGCTGCCGTCAGCGTGCTGATCATCGCCTGCCCCTGCGCGCTGGGCCTCGCGACGCCGATGGCGATCATGGTCGGCGTCGGGCGCGGCGCCAGCGCCGGTGTGCTGATCAAGAACGCCGAGGCGCTGGAGCGCATGGAGAAGGTCGATACGCTGGTGGTCGACAAGACCGGCACGCTCACGGAGGGCAAGCCGGCGGTCACGGAGGTCGTGACCGACGGGATCGAGGAGGCGGAGCTGCTCAGGCTGGCGGCGAGCGTGGAGCGGTCGAGCGAGCATCCGCTGGCCGCGGCCATCGTCGCGGCGGCGGAAGCCAGAGGCATCGTGCTTGCCGACGCCGCGGATTTCGACGCGCCGACGGGCAAGGGGGCGCTCGGAACGGTCGACGGCCGCAAGGTGCTGCTCGGCACCGCCGGCTTCCTGAAGGAGCACGGCATCGACGTGGCGCCGCTCGCCGACAGGGCGGACGCCCTGCGCAAGGACGGCGCGACGGCCATCTTCGCCGGGATCGACGGCAAGGCGGCGGGAGTCGTCGCCATCGCCGACCCGGTCAAGGAGACGACGCCGGCGGCGATCAAGGCGCTGCACGGCGAAGGCATCCGCATCGTCATGCTGACCGGCGACAATCGCACGACCGCCGAGGCCGTCGCCCGCCGCCTCGGCATCGACGATGTCGAGGCCGAGGTGCTGCCGGATCAGAAGAGCGCGGTGGTGGAACGGTTCCGCAAGGAGGGCCGCGTGGTCGCGATGGCCGGCGACGGTGTCAACGACGCCCCGGCGCTCGCCGCCGCCGATATCGGCATCGCCATGGGATCGGGCACCGATGTCGCCATCGAGAGCGCCGGCGTGACGCTGCTGCGGGGCGATCTCAACGGCATCGTCAAGGCGCGCCGCCTGAGCCAGGCGACGATGCGCAATATCCGCCAGAACCTGTTCTTCGCCTTCATCTACAACTCGGCGGGCGTGCCGATCGCGGCCGGCATCCTCTACCCGTTCCTGGGGCTGCTGCTGTCGCCGATGATCGCGGCGGCGGCGATGTCGCTGTCGTCGGTCAGCGTCATCGGCAATTCGCTGCGCCTGCGGCGGGTGGAGTTGTAG